One Dehalococcoidia bacterium genomic window carries:
- a CDS encoding carboxyl transferase domain-containing protein: MTNWDPELEELRLKRALSRRMGGREGIERQHSQGRLTVRERMDLLLDPGTFEELFTAFGESQYDEEGRLTAFRPGNVIAGYGKIDGRSVAVRGDDFTIRGGASDSAAAGKRSIEQMAGGQRIPLVLLLEGAGGSISTVAQDYRVEGAPERAGPQLHRVQDLEGNLVALGPSGVPGSINVPRDWDGSNIVPMAAKNDIATVLARGNLLAQVPVVAAVLGSCAGWIAIAAVESHFSVMLKDTSELFVGGPPLIKQAMGIDISKQELGNHKVHAQLTGVVNNVAESEEDAFQQIRRFLSYLPSNVWQLPPRQTPSDDPNRREESLATAIPRDRRLTYDIRRIIRAVVDKDSAFEISPLFGRSLVTMFARIDGFPVAVIANDCRQDGGAQTATACQKFERFVDLADTFHLPIVYLCDVPGFNIGPESEREGTLRWALRANMAVREATVPYCTVLLRRFYGVAQGGSKRGGNGFNIRYAWPSAESGSIPAAGGVAAAYRRLLQEDPEAGEKLRVQLEERLNRMASVMRRTNLADEIIDPRDTRPALVDFVRRSQAVNATQLGPKLRVGMRP; the protein is encoded by the coding sequence ATGACGAACTGGGACCCTGAACTGGAAGAGCTGCGGCTCAAGCGCGCTTTGAGCCGGCGCATGGGCGGCCGCGAAGGCATCGAACGGCAGCACTCGCAGGGGCGGCTCACGGTGCGAGAACGCATGGACCTCCTGCTGGACCCGGGGACGTTCGAGGAGCTCTTCACGGCCTTCGGCGAAAGTCAGTACGACGAAGAAGGCCGCCTCACGGCGTTCCGGCCCGGCAACGTAATCGCCGGCTACGGCAAGATCGACGGCCGCAGCGTCGCCGTGCGCGGCGACGACTTCACGATCCGCGGTGGGGCGAGCGACAGTGCCGCCGCCGGGAAGCGCAGCATCGAACAGATGGCAGGCGGCCAGCGCATCCCGCTTGTCCTGCTCCTGGAAGGCGCCGGGGGTAGCATATCGACTGTCGCCCAGGACTACCGGGTGGAGGGGGCGCCAGAGCGCGCCGGGCCCCAGCTACACCGGGTGCAGGACCTCGAAGGAAACCTCGTGGCCCTTGGCCCGTCCGGCGTGCCCGGGTCGATCAACGTGCCCAGGGACTGGGACGGGTCCAACATCGTGCCGATGGCCGCGAAGAACGACATCGCGACCGTCCTGGCGCGGGGCAACCTGCTGGCCCAGGTGCCGGTAGTCGCCGCAGTGCTCGGGTCCTGCGCCGGCTGGATCGCCATCGCCGCGGTCGAGAGCCATTTCAGCGTGATGCTGAAGGACACCAGCGAGCTCTTCGTGGGCGGCCCGCCCTTGATCAAGCAAGCGATGGGCATTGACATCTCCAAGCAGGAACTCGGGAACCACAAGGTCCATGCCCAGCTCACCGGCGTGGTCAACAACGTCGCCGAAAGCGAGGAGGACGCCTTCCAGCAGATACGACGCTTCCTGTCCTACCTGCCGTCGAATGTCTGGCAGTTGCCGCCCCGCCAGACACCCTCAGATGACCCTAACCGGCGCGAAGAGTCGCTGGCCACGGCCATACCGCGTGACCGCCGTCTGACCTACGACATCCGCCGCATCATCCGCGCCGTGGTCGACAAGGACTCGGCGTTCGAGATCTCGCCCCTCTTCGGCAGGTCCCTGGTGACAATGTTCGCCCGGATCGACGGCTTCCCGGTGGCGGTGATCGCGAACGACTGCAGGCAGGACGGCGGCGCGCAAACGGCGACGGCCTGCCAGAAGTTCGAGCGCTTCGTGGACCTGGCAGACACCTTCCACCTGCCCATCGTCTACCTCTGTGACGTACCGGGGTTCAACATCGGGCCGGAGTCGGAGAGAGAAGGCACGCTGCGCTGGGCGCTGCGGGCGAACATGGCCGTGCGCGAGGCGACGGTGCCGTACTGCACGGTGTTGCTGCGGCGCTTTTACGGCGTCGCCCAGGGCGGGTCCAAGCGCGGCGGCAACGGCTTCAACATCCGCTACGCCTGGCCCTCGGCCGAGTCCGGCTCCATCCCGGCCGCGGGCGGCGTGGCCGCGGCGTACCGCCGGCTCCTGCAGGAGGACCCGGAGGCGGGAGAGAAGCTGCGGGTGCAGCTGGAGGAGCGCCTGAACCGCATGGCGTCCGTGATGCGGCGCACTAACCTGGCCGACGAGATCATCGACCCGCGAGACACCCGGCCGGCGTTGGTGGACTTCGTCCGGCGCTCGCAAGCGGTCAACGCGACCCAGCTCGGCCCGAAGCTGCGCGTGGGCATGCGCCCTTAG
- a CDS encoding ABC transporter permease, which yields MTFLALILKNLFRQRIRTGLTVLSISLGITTVVTLGVVTNSLKSTAGEIIRFGGADFMVAQEGAADLSFSVVAEDDVAALARVPGVARAQPALVHITRLGSNPFFFMVGLRPEDVAASPPALRSGTVLSGAPDEVMLGHRAARDLGVDVGDSVTIDQRELRVVGIYVTGSLYEDGGAYAPLATVQDIAAKTGVVTAVFVTAAPGADPADLADEVEERFPNLATIADVSEYGKVDQGITLLDAANLAISILAVGIGAIGVMNTMVMSVFERTREIGILRAVGWSGSRILRMVLSESVFLCLIAAAVGSAVAVAATQALLLVDTIRNLLEPQYTLSVFLRALVVAVAVALAGAAYPAFRAVRLTPMEALRYE from the coding sequence ATGACCTTCCTTGCACTCATCCTCAAGAACCTCTTCCGCCAGCGCATCCGCACGGGCCTTACGGTGCTGAGCATCAGTCTCGGTATCACGACGGTGGTGACCCTGGGCGTCGTTACGAACAGCCTGAAGAGCACGGCGGGCGAGATCATCCGCTTCGGCGGAGCAGACTTCATGGTCGCGCAGGAGGGCGCCGCCGACCTCAGCTTCTCCGTGGTTGCCGAGGACGACGTCGCTGCGCTCGCTCGCGTGCCCGGCGTTGCCCGCGCCCAGCCGGCGCTCGTGCACATTACGCGGCTCGGGTCCAACCCCTTCTTCTTCATGGTCGGCCTGCGGCCCGAGGACGTGGCCGCCAGCCCGCCGGCCCTGCGCTCCGGTACGGTGCTCAGCGGCGCGCCGGACGAAGTGATGCTGGGGCACAGGGCGGCGCGAGACCTCGGCGTCGATGTCGGGGATAGCGTGACGATTGACCAGAGGGAGCTCAGGGTTGTCGGCATCTATGTGACCGGTTCCCTGTACGAAGACGGTGGCGCTTACGCGCCGCTTGCCACCGTGCAGGACATAGCGGCGAAGACGGGCGTGGTCACCGCGGTCTTCGTCACGGCCGCGCCGGGCGCCGACCCGGCAGACCTGGCAGACGAGGTCGAAGAGCGCTTCCCGAACCTCGCCACCATCGCCGACGTGTCCGAGTACGGGAAGGTGGACCAGGGCATCACCCTACTCGACGCAGCCAACCTGGCAATCTCGATCCTGGCAGTCGGTATCGGCGCCATCGGCGTCATGAACACGATGGTGATGTCCGTGTTCGAGCGGACGCGGGAGATAGGCATCCTGCGGGCGGTCGGCTGGAGCGGCAGCCGCATCCTGCGCATGGTCCTGAGCGAATCCGTCTTTCTCTGCCTGATCGCGGCGGCTGTGGGGTCGGCGGTAGCGGTCGCGGCGACCCAGGCGCTCCTCCTGGTCGATACCATCCGCAACCTGCTCGAGCCGCAGTACACGCTCTCGGTGTTCCTGCGCGCCCTGGTCGTGGCCGTGGCCGTGGCGCTGGCCGGCGCCGCCTATCCAGCATTCCGGGCGGTGCGTCTCACCCCGATGGAGGCGCTCCGCTATGAGTGA